One Microvirga lotononidis genomic window carries:
- a CDS encoding ABC transporter substrate-binding protein produces MLCRTSAASFALFAMMSVASAETLVVCTEASPDFLNPQFSTANTSFDVAAQIYDRLVGVERGGSKIIPGLAESWAVSDDGLTYTFKLREGVIWHSNRAFTPTRPFNADDVVFTFQRMIDKNHPFHGVGRGSYEYYEGLVAPFLKSVEKVDDRTIRFVLKEPQAALLGALSVEPMSILSAEYADAMQKAGTPDQVNQVPIGTGPFSFVAYQKDATVRFKRFPQYWGEAAGLSDRTAQVSDLVFAITPDPSIRYAKVKAGECHIARYPNPGDLAAMKADPNLNVQSGTIADMSYLAFNNQKKPFDDRRVREALIHAINLPALVETVYQGTGTPTAALIPPTLWGHSDELKLRDYDPEKAKKLLAEAGFPNGFKTTLWAIPVVRAYMPNGRRAAELIQADWAKVGVQAEIMTYEWGEYLKRTRQGEHNVAMSGSTWDYPDPSQILSLSWSCDAVNTGGNRGRWCNKEFSDKLARANSVSNQEERTKLYLEVQKIFHNDAASLLFANAQAFTPVRKEVSGYKMHFFGGQPFYGVSLKQ; encoded by the coding sequence ATGCTCTGCCGCACGTCAGCTGCCAGCTTCGCACTCTTTGCCATGATGAGCGTCGCCTCGGCTGAGACCCTGGTGGTCTGTACTGAAGCTAGCCCGGATTTCCTCAATCCGCAGTTCTCCACCGCCAACACGTCATTCGATGTCGCGGCCCAAATCTATGACAGGCTCGTGGGTGTCGAGCGTGGAGGTTCCAAGATCATTCCGGGTCTTGCCGAGTCGTGGGCCGTCTCGGACGATGGCCTCACCTATACCTTCAAACTCCGGGAGGGCGTGATTTGGCATTCGAACCGGGCGTTTACACCAACCCGCCCGTTCAATGCCGATGATGTGGTCTTCACGTTCCAGCGGATGATCGACAAGAATCATCCCTTCCACGGTGTTGGAAGGGGGAGCTACGAGTACTATGAAGGTCTGGTCGCCCCTTTTTTAAAGTCTGTCGAAAAGGTTGATGACCGCACCATACGGTTCGTGCTCAAGGAGCCTCAGGCTGCACTGCTTGGTGCGCTTTCCGTCGAGCCCATGTCCATTCTTTCGGCTGAATACGCGGATGCTATGCAGAAGGCCGGCACCCCAGATCAGGTCAATCAGGTCCCGATTGGAACAGGTCCGTTCAGCTTCGTTGCCTATCAGAAGGATGCCACTGTCCGCTTCAAGCGTTTCCCCCAGTACTGGGGCGAGGCCGCGGGTCTGTCTGATCGGACTGCTCAGGTGAGTGATCTCGTCTTTGCGATCACGCCCGATCCCAGCATCCGCTACGCCAAGGTGAAGGCTGGCGAATGCCACATCGCACGCTATCCCAATCCTGGCGATCTCGCCGCGATGAAGGCTGATCCCAACCTGAATGTGCAGTCGGGTACGATTGCGGACATGAGCTACTTGGCCTTCAACAACCAGAAAAAGCCGTTTGACGATCGCCGTGTTCGTGAGGCCCTGATCCATGCGATTAACCTGCCGGCGCTCGTCGAAACTGTGTATCAAGGTACTGGCACTCCAACTGCTGCCCTCATTCCTCCGACCCTGTGGGGCCACAGCGACGAGCTCAAACTACGCGACTATGATCCTGAGAAGGCCAAGAAGCTTCTCGCCGAGGCTGGATTTCCCAATGGGTTCAAGACAACCTTGTGGGCGATCCCAGTGGTCAGGGCGTATATGCCAAACGGACGTCGAGCTGCTGAGTTGATCCAGGCGGATTGGGCCAAGGTTGGTGTTCAAGCTGAGATCATGACGTATGAGTGGGGCGAGTACCTGAAGAGGACGCGTCAGGGTGAGCACAACGTCGCCATGAGTGGCAGTACGTGGGATTATCCGGACCCGAGCCAAATCCTGTCATTGAGCTGGAGCTGTGATGCGGTCAACACTGGGGGCAACCGAGGCCGCTGGTGCAATAAGGAGTTCTCGGACAAACTGGCCCGGGCGAACTCCGTCAGCAATCAGGAGGAGCGCACCAAGCTCTACCTGGAAGTTCAGAAGATCTTCCACAATGATGCGGCCTCACTTCTCTTCGCCAATGCCCAGGCCTTTACGCCAGTTCGCAAAGAGGTCTCCGGCTACAAAATGCACTTCTTTGGCGGGCAGCCCTTCTATGGGGTGTCTCTCAAGCAATAG
- a CDS encoding aldo/keto reductase — MKATDRRLLGSTGMECTVLGFGTSPIGNLFRAIPEQEAQAMLDRAWDTGLRVFDTSPAYGNGLSELRTGHSLRKRPREEFLLATKVGRLLKPTREPVDGGRCVDIPPFRLVLDYGYDAAMRSVEDSLQRLGASHIDVALIHDVDTPNFGPELQKVHFKTAMDGAFRALSDLRSQGVVGAVGLGVNEWQVCYDALGHGDFDCFLLAGRYTLLEQEPIEKFLPLCLERNVSLLIGGAFNGGILATGPAPGAKYNYKPAPEAIQERTARIKAVCDRYHVALPAVALQFPLGHPSVASVLLGTRTVSQLDLNIGWFETPVPADLWEELKREGLLHTEAPAPRLAA; from the coding sequence ATGAAAGCGACCGACCGCCGCCTGTTGGGCTCCACAGGCATGGAATGCACGGTGCTGGGCTTTGGCACATCACCTATCGGCAATCTGTTCCGGGCCATTCCGGAACAAGAGGCGCAAGCCATGCTCGATCGGGCGTGGGACACCGGACTTCGCGTCTTCGACACATCTCCTGCCTATGGAAACGGCTTGAGCGAGCTGCGCACCGGCCACAGCCTGCGCAAGCGTCCCCGTGAAGAATTCCTACTCGCCACGAAAGTAGGACGCCTGCTCAAGCCGACGCGGGAGCCCGTGGATGGCGGCAGATGCGTCGACATCCCGCCGTTCCGGCTGGTTCTAGACTACGGCTATGACGCGGCCATGCGATCCGTCGAGGACAGTCTGCAGCGCCTCGGTGCGAGCCATATCGACGTCGCTCTCATTCACGATGTCGACACCCCGAATTTCGGGCCCGAACTCCAGAAGGTTCATTTCAAGACGGCCATGGACGGGGCCTTCCGCGCCCTCTCCGATCTTCGCTCCCAGGGCGTGGTCGGGGCGGTCGGGCTTGGCGTGAACGAATGGCAGGTCTGCTACGACGCCCTCGGCCATGGAGATTTCGACTGCTTCCTCCTTGCCGGACGATATACGCTGCTGGAGCAGGAACCGATCGAGAAGTTTCTCCCCCTCTGCCTGGAGCGGAACGTGTCGCTCCTCATCGGCGGCGCCTTCAATGGCGGCATTCTGGCCACTGGGCCGGCTCCGGGAGCGAAGTACAACTACAAACCAGCGCCCGAAGCGATCCAGGAACGAACTGCAAGGATTAAGGCCGTCTGCGATCGTTACCATGTCGCCCTGCCAGCCGTCGCTCTCCAGTTCCCCCTCGGCCATCCGAGCGTGGCATCCGTGCTGCTCGGAACCCGGACCGTGAGCCAGCTCGATCTGAACATCGGATGGTTCGAAACGCCTGTTCCGGCGGATCTGTGGGAAGAACTGAAGCGCGAGGGGCTGCTGCATACCGAGGCGCCGGCGCCTCGTCTGGCTGCCTAG
- a CDS encoding molybdopterin guanine dinucleotide-containing S/N-oxide reductase — protein sequence MGLTSTHWGVYRIRKSEGRLVGLDPVEWDRDPSPLGRSMPEGVRAPSRIARPAIREGFLKNRGASREGRGSEPFVEVGWDEAFDIVAEELQRVRRDFGNEAIYGGSYGWSSAGRFHHAQSQLNRFLRLIGGYTDSVDSYSLGAARVILRHVVAPWEDLVLSHTGWQTLEQNTELFMAFGGLPGKNTQVNPGGASEHIVRPALARMAAAGVHFVNVSPVRADLGDVAQAEWVPVRPGSDTALMLGLAHVLVTETLYDRDFIERYAVGFETFRDYLLGHSDGIAKDADWAAVLTDIPAGRIRDLARAMASRRTMINVAWSLQRAEHGEQPYWMGITLAALLGQIGLPGGGFGVGYACMNSVGAGRYPFSGPRLPQGTNPLASFIPVARVADMFLNPGQPYDYDGKSYRYPNIRLVYWAGGNIFHHHQDINKLIRAWRRPEVTIVHDAFWTAHAKFSDIVLPATTTLERNDIGSASLDRFMIAMQKAVEPFAEARDDYAIFSGIAARLGLEEAFTEGRTPEQWLRVLYEESRPRAETFGIELPDFDTFWREGFVDLPRPRTDSLMLDDFRRDPDRHPLKTPSGRLEITSQAIGSFGYREIPAHPAWQPPAEWLGSATAARYPLHLLSNQPRTRLHSQFDHGAVSRESKIQGREPLTMNPADAAARGLTPGAVVRVYNDRGAFLAGLAVSDDIRPGVAQIATGAWYDPVERGTVGSLDAHGNPNLVTQDVGASRLSQGCAAQSVLVQVEGFEGPLPPITAFDPPPFIQPDLSGIPSTDRT from the coding sequence ATGGGACTGACCTCCACCCATTGGGGTGTCTACCGGATCCGCAAGTCGGAGGGACGTCTCGTCGGTCTCGATCCTGTCGAATGGGACCGAGACCCATCACCGCTCGGGCGATCCATGCCAGAGGGCGTGCGCGCTCCATCCCGCATCGCCCGTCCGGCCATCCGTGAAGGCTTCCTAAAGAATCGGGGAGCTTCCCGTGAAGGCCGCGGCAGCGAACCGTTCGTCGAAGTCGGGTGGGACGAAGCCTTCGATATCGTTGCCGAGGAGCTGCAGCGGGTCCGGAGAGATTTCGGGAACGAGGCGATCTATGGCGGGTCTTATGGTTGGTCGAGCGCGGGCCGCTTTCATCATGCACAGAGCCAGCTCAACCGCTTCCTGCGGCTGATCGGCGGCTATACCGACAGCGTCGACAGCTACAGCCTCGGCGCGGCTCGGGTTATTCTCCGCCATGTGGTGGCGCCCTGGGAGGATCTCGTCCTTTCGCATACGGGTTGGCAAACCCTTGAACAGAACACCGAGCTGTTCATGGCCTTCGGGGGATTGCCCGGCAAGAACACCCAGGTGAATCCCGGCGGCGCCAGCGAGCATATCGTTCGGCCGGCCCTTGCCCGGATGGCGGCCGCAGGCGTCCATTTCGTCAATGTAAGTCCCGTCCGCGCAGATCTTGGCGACGTGGCCCAAGCCGAGTGGGTGCCGGTCCGGCCGGGCTCGGATACGGCCCTCATGCTGGGGCTGGCCCATGTGCTGGTGACGGAGACCCTGTACGATCGCGACTTCATCGAGCGGTATGCGGTCGGGTTCGAAACCTTCCGTGACTACCTTCTCGGACACAGCGATGGCATCGCGAAGGATGCCGACTGGGCAGCGGTCCTGACGGACATTCCCGCCGGACGCATCCGTGATCTGGCGCGCGCGATGGCATCCCGCCGGACGATGATCAACGTCGCGTGGTCCCTCCAGCGCGCCGAGCACGGCGAGCAGCCGTATTGGATGGGGATCACGCTGGCGGCCCTCCTCGGCCAGATCGGTCTGCCGGGTGGCGGGTTCGGTGTCGGGTATGCCTGCATGAACAGCGTGGGAGCCGGCCGTTATCCCTTCTCCGGGCCGCGCCTGCCCCAGGGCACCAATCCGCTCGCGTCGTTCATACCGGTCGCGCGTGTGGCCGACATGTTCCTGAACCCAGGCCAGCCCTACGACTATGACGGAAAATCCTATCGGTACCCCAATATCCGCCTGGTCTATTGGGCCGGCGGCAATATCTTCCATCACCATCAGGACATCAACAAACTCATCCGGGCCTGGCGCAGGCCCGAGGTGACCATCGTGCATGACGCCTTCTGGACGGCCCATGCCAAATTCTCCGACATCGTGCTCCCCGCCACTACGACGCTGGAGCGCAATGACATCGGAAGCGCCTCCCTCGACCGGTTCATGATCGCCATGCAGAAGGCCGTGGAGCCTTTTGCCGAAGCCCGCGACGATTACGCGATCTTCAGCGGCATCGCTGCACGGCTAGGACTCGAGGAGGCCTTCACGGAAGGACGCACGCCGGAGCAATGGCTGCGCGTGCTCTATGAGGAATCGCGTCCGCGCGCGGAGACGTTCGGAATCGAACTTCCGGACTTCGACACGTTCTGGCGCGAAGGGTTCGTGGATCTGCCGAGACCGCGCACCGACTCGCTCATGCTCGACGATTTCCGCCGCGATCCCGATCGCCATCCCCTCAAGACCCCATCCGGCCGCCTGGAGATCACCTCCCAGGCCATCGGGAGCTTCGGGTATCGAGAGATTCCGGCTCATCCCGCCTGGCAGCCTCCTGCCGAGTGGCTCGGATCGGCGACGGCTGCACGCTATCCCCTCCATCTCCTCTCCAATCAACCGCGCACCCGCCTTCACAGTCAGTTCGACCATGGCGCCGTGAGCCGGGAATCGAAGATTCAAGGCCGTGAACCGCTCACCATGAACCCGGCCGACGCTGCGGCGCGGGGATTGACGCCGGGCGCCGTCGTGCGCGTCTACAACGACCGGGGCGCCTTTCTGGCGGGACTGGCCGTGAGCGACGATATCCGGCCGGGCGTGGCCCAGATCGCCACCGGTGCCTGGTACGATCCAGTCGAGCGCGGCACCGTCGGCAGTCTGGACGCGCACGGCAATCCGAACCTCGTCACGCAGGACGTGGGAGCCTCCCGGCTCAGCCAGGGCTGCGCGGCGCAGAGTGTCCTTGTCCAGGTCGAAGGTTTCGAGGGTCCGCTTCCCCCCATCACGGCCTTCGACCCGCCACCCTTCATCCAGCCGGATCTCTCCGGCATTCCGTCAACCGACAGAACGTAA
- a CDS encoding M20/M25/M40 family metallo-hydrolase encodes MDLSHFPIQPDSILKRLRRWVECESPSWDGAAVSAMAGLAAEDLRQMGATVHTIPGNKGYGDCALAEFGPAGAGPGILVLGHLDTVHERGSLAGPMPWREHEGRCYGPGAYDMKSGICLALEAIERLRREGISPKLPVRVLLTSDEESGSPSTRSLIEQTAREAKYVLVPEGSEPNGNLVSGRFPTTRFQLWTYGKPSHALLQRSAGRSAINAMAALLPRIEALNTPNCSFTVTYVRAGQMVATVPMESYAEIICTARAQDYLDEARALLEKLGSEEGVEIKVDIKARRPTWTPGPADERLWLQARDLARSTGLELNCEMLFGGSDGNFTGALGVPTLDALGPVGADAHQLTENIELSTLVPRGRVMAGLLATLE; translated from the coding sequence ATGGATCTCAGCCATTTTCCCATCCAGCCGGATTCCATCCTCAAGCGGCTTCGCCGATGGGTTGAATGTGAAAGCCCCTCCTGGGACGGAGCAGCCGTCAGCGCCATGGCAGGCTTGGCGGCGGAGGATCTCCGGCAGATGGGTGCGACGGTGCACACGATTCCGGGCAACAAGGGATACGGCGATTGCGCTCTTGCAGAATTCGGCCCCGCTGGGGCTGGTCCGGGCATTCTCGTCCTGGGCCACCTCGACACGGTTCATGAGAGAGGCTCCCTGGCCGGACCGATGCCCTGGCGCGAGCACGAGGGACGCTGCTACGGGCCGGGCGCCTATGACATGAAGAGCGGCATCTGCCTGGCCCTCGAAGCCATTGAGCGCCTCCGCCGTGAAGGCATTTCGCCCAAACTGCCCGTGAGGGTCCTGCTCACCTCGGACGAGGAATCGGGCAGCCCGAGCACCCGGTCGCTTATCGAGCAGACAGCCCGGGAAGCGAAATACGTCCTTGTTCCGGAGGGCTCGGAGCCGAACGGAAACCTCGTGTCCGGCCGGTTTCCGACCACGAGGTTCCAGCTTTGGACCTATGGCAAGCCGAGCCATGCTCTACTCCAGCGCAGCGCAGGACGCTCGGCCATCAATGCCATGGCAGCGCTCCTGCCGAGGATCGAGGCCCTCAATACGCCGAACTGCTCGTTCACGGTCACCTACGTGCGCGCCGGACAGATGGTGGCGACCGTGCCTATGGAGAGCTATGCGGAAATCATCTGCACCGCGCGGGCGCAGGATTACCTTGACGAGGCGCGAGCACTCCTCGAGAAACTCGGGTCGGAGGAAGGCGTGGAGATCAAGGTCGACATTAAGGCCCGCCGGCCCACATGGACGCCGGGTCCGGCGGATGAACGCCTGTGGCTGCAGGCTCGGGATCTGGCCCGCAGCACGGGCCTGGAGTTGAACTGCGAGATGCTGTTCGGAGGCTCGGACGGCAATTTTACCGGCGCCCTCGGCGTTCCGACCCTCGACGCCCTCGGGCCAGTCGGGGCCGATGCGCATCAGCTGACGGAGAACATCGAGTTGAGCACACTTGTGCCGCGGGGCCGCGTCATGGCTGGCCTGCTGGCAACCTTGGAGTGA
- a CDS encoding M24 family metallopeptidase, which yields MTIQLRSVDVPDFGIPLDQPAIPAATFEARCRSAYERAGCGWVVVYADREHFANIAFMSGFEPRFEEALLLLGPKDRRILVVGNENLSYAPVAGLPGLEVVLSQSLSLMAQDRTQKPSLAAVLRDCGLGAGQTIGLVGWKYFEAEEWDDPVPGFFVPAFLVAVLTRIAGDAAAIRDVTPVLMHPGTGLRAVVDADQIASYEWAAARASAALWRIVRGVREGDSELEAASRMGYAGEALNCHMMLASSDASAPVIGLRGPTARILRRGDGVSSAVSYWGGLSSRAGLIADRDDAFLETAKAYFEGLIAWYETADISVPGGAIFDRVVETLAKGNLRSALNPGHLTGHDEWVHSPVRPNSTDTIASGMPFQVDIIPVPMPDGWSLNCEDAVTFANEDLRNDLRTRHPQVFERIEARRAFVRDRIGVEIRDSILPMSSTPLCLPPFWLDSDKLLVRG from the coding sequence ATGACGATTCAACTCCGCTCCGTCGATGTTCCGGATTTCGGGATCCCCCTGGACCAGCCGGCCATTCCGGCAGCGACCTTCGAGGCCCGGTGCCGATCGGCCTACGAGCGGGCGGGCTGCGGCTGGGTCGTGGTCTACGCCGACCGGGAGCACTTCGCCAATATCGCCTTCATGTCGGGCTTCGAACCGCGTTTCGAGGAAGCCCTGCTTTTGCTGGGTCCTAAGGACCGCCGGATCCTTGTGGTCGGGAACGAGAATCTGAGCTACGCGCCCGTCGCCGGTCTCCCGGGCCTCGAGGTCGTTCTCAGCCAATCCTTGAGCCTCATGGCTCAGGACCGAACGCAGAAACCCAGCCTCGCGGCGGTGCTGCGGGATTGCGGCCTGGGCGCCGGACAGACCATCGGCCTCGTTGGCTGGAAATATTTCGAGGCCGAGGAATGGGACGATCCGGTGCCGGGCTTTTTCGTGCCGGCCTTTCTCGTCGCCGTGCTAACCCGGATCGCTGGCGACGCGGCGGCCATCCGCGACGTCACCCCGGTCCTCATGCACCCGGGTACGGGCCTGCGCGCCGTCGTGGATGCGGACCAGATCGCGTCCTACGAATGGGCTGCGGCCCGGGCCTCGGCAGCGCTCTGGCGGATCGTAAGGGGCGTCCGGGAAGGCGACAGCGAACTCGAAGCGGCCTCCCGCATGGGCTATGCGGGCGAGGCCCTCAACTGCCACATGATGCTGGCCTCCAGCGACGCCTCCGCGCCGGTGATCGGCCTGCGCGGCCCGACGGCCCGCATCCTGCGCCGGGGCGACGGCGTCTCATCGGCCGTCAGCTATTGGGGTGGGCTCTCCTCGCGGGCCGGATTGATCGCGGACCGGGACGATGCCTTCCTCGAGACCGCCAAGGCCTATTTCGAGGGTCTGATCGCCTGGTACGAGACTGCCGATATCAGTGTGCCGGGCGGCGCGATCTTCGATCGGGTGGTGGAAACGCTTGCCAAAGGCAACCTGCGCTCCGCTCTCAATCCCGGGCACCTGACCGGTCACGACGAATGGGTGCACAGTCCGGTCCGTCCGAACTCCACGGATACCATCGCGTCTGGAATGCCCTTCCAGGTCGATATCATTCCGGTTCCCATGCCGGATGGCTGGTCCCTCAATTGCGAGGATGCCGTCACCTTCGCGAACGAGGACTTGCGGAACGATCTCCGCACCCGCCACCCGCAGGTCTTCGAGCGCATCGAGGCCCGTCGCGCCTTCGTGCGGGACAGGATCGGCGTCGAGATCCGGGACAGCATCCTTCCGATGTCGTCGACCCCGCTCTGCCTCCCGCCGTTCTGGCTCGACTCCGATAAGCTGCTCGTGCGCGGCTGA
- a CDS encoding ABC transporter ATP-binding protein produces MARVSLRKVTKAYEAFPAVHGIDLEIEENEFVVLVGPSGCGKSTTLRMLAGLEDITSGEIWIGDRLVNDVEPGARDIAMVFQNYALYPHMTVKQNIEFGLKQRRFPKAEIERRVADAARMLDITPLLDRKPRALSGSQRQRVAMGRAMVRSPEVFLFDEPLSNLDAKLRVQMRTEIKRLHQTIPTTTVYVTHDQVEAMTLADRVVVMNKGLIEQIDEPQTLYHRPSSRFVAGFIGSPAMNFFDGRLEGTEQGLQIRLADGTALPVPAARAEAYGTYRDQSITLGLRPEHLTAALGKPGSAPLTVVVDVVEPLGIEVLVYFSLGGELYCARLDAEARVAPGESVQLWADMNHMHLIDPTSGRVVY; encoded by the coding sequence ATGGCACGCGTGTCGCTCCGAAAAGTCACCAAAGCCTACGAGGCGTTTCCGGCGGTTCACGGCATCGATCTCGAGATCGAGGAGAACGAGTTCGTCGTTCTCGTCGGACCGTCGGGCTGCGGCAAGTCGACGACCCTGCGCATGCTCGCGGGCCTGGAGGACATCACCAGCGGCGAGATCTGGATCGGTGACCGGCTGGTCAACGACGTCGAACCGGGCGCCCGTGACATCGCGATGGTATTCCAGAACTACGCCCTCTACCCACACATGACGGTCAAGCAGAACATCGAGTTCGGTCTGAAGCAGCGCCGGTTCCCGAAGGCGGAGATCGAACGCCGGGTGGCGGATGCGGCGAGGATGCTCGACATCACGCCTCTCCTTGACCGCAAGCCGCGGGCGCTTTCTGGCAGCCAGCGCCAGCGTGTCGCTATGGGCCGTGCCATGGTGCGCAGCCCGGAGGTGTTTCTGTTCGACGAGCCCCTGTCCAATCTCGACGCGAAGCTGCGCGTGCAGATGCGCACCGAGATCAAGCGTCTTCACCAGACTATTCCTACGACCACGGTCTACGTGACCCATGATCAGGTCGAAGCCATGACCCTGGCAGACCGGGTGGTCGTGATGAACAAAGGGCTGATCGAGCAGATCGACGAGCCACAGACGCTCTATCACCGTCCGTCGAGCCGATTCGTGGCCGGCTTCATCGGCTCGCCTGCCATGAACTTCTTTGACGGGCGCCTCGAAGGAACGGAGCAAGGGCTCCAGATACGCCTCGCCGATGGCACCGCGCTGCCGGTCCCGGCGGCGCGTGCGGAGGCCTATGGGACCTATCGCGACCAGTCCATCACTCTCGGGCTACGACCGGAGCATCTGACGGCAGCGCTGGGCAAGCCCGGCAGCGCGCCGCTGACGGTGGTCGTGGATGTGGTCGAGCCCCTCGGTATCGAAGTGCTCGTCTATTTCTCCCTCGGTGGCGAACTCTACTGCGCCCGGCTCGATGCGGAGGCGCGCGTCGCCCCGGGCGAGTCGGTCCAGTTGTGGGCCGACATGAATCACATGCATCTCATCGATCCCACCAGCGGACGCGTCGTGTACTGA
- a CDS encoding creatininase family protein, with translation MTIEVEWARMTAPELRALAARANALVVLPVGSLEQHGPHLPVITDTASASAAAIRAAQLVADDIPVAVLPGLWLGMSEHHLPFGGTISLDYDAYHGILRSIVRSLKALGFKRLLIVNGHGGNIDPLAVAVRELAVTFSMPIVATTPWMLASDEIAAIAESETPRHACEGETSVMMAIAGDIVRTDKFDEAVQQAPKRVEAPPGFSRFYSFSERAPVTGTWGDPRPATPEKGECFLAIQAKALVQAMRDERLWSAPDPVWQQDRGQGSTSGTLD, from the coding sequence ATGACGATTGAGGTAGAATGGGCTCGGATGACCGCACCCGAGCTGAGGGCACTAGCGGCTCGCGCGAACGCGTTGGTAGTGCTTCCGGTCGGCTCTCTTGAGCAGCATGGTCCTCATCTGCCTGTGATCACCGATACAGCCAGCGCCAGCGCGGCTGCGATCCGCGCGGCGCAGCTGGTAGCCGACGACATTCCAGTGGCTGTTCTGCCAGGCCTTTGGCTCGGCATGAGCGAACATCATCTTCCATTCGGCGGCACAATCAGCCTCGACTACGACGCATATCACGGTATCCTGCGCAGCATCGTGCGCTCCTTGAAGGCCCTTGGGTTCAAGCGTCTCCTCATCGTTAATGGCCACGGTGGCAACATCGACCCGCTGGCGGTTGCCGTACGGGAGCTGGCGGTGACCTTCTCCATGCCGATCGTTGCAACCACGCCATGGATGCTGGCGTCTGACGAGATCGCAGCCATAGCCGAATCCGAAACACCAAGGCACGCCTGTGAGGGTGAAACCTCAGTGATGATGGCGATTGCCGGCGACATTGTGCGTACGGACAAATTTGACGAGGCCGTGCAGCAGGCTCCCAAGCGTGTTGAAGCACCTCCTGGCTTCTCGCGGTTTTACTCGTTCTCGGAGCGGGCTCCTGTAACTGGAACTTGGGGTGACCCGCGTCCGGCAACGCCGGAGAAAGGCGAATGCTTTCTTGCGATCCAGGCAAAAGCGTTAGTGCAAGCCATGCGCGATGAGCGCCTCTGGTCCGCACCTGATCCCGTCTGGCAGCAAGATCGGGGCCAGGGGAGCACCTCTGGAACGCTCGACTGA
- a CDS encoding nitroreductase family protein, translated as MAVSGTISDGNDPVRKAEGWTLLGHIIARRSTPPRHLTAPGPTDDEIQLLVRAASRAPDHQRLRPFRFLVINADERETLADVFEAAERELDPSIGGERLERAREKAHHAPVLLAVISRLQESDEVPEIEQRASAGAALGYVVLAADLLGYGAMAVSGRKVATAAMRHAFRLANNEELLCFVGLGTPRKVKGAPPEPAPELLQIWHPDAEPPI; from the coding sequence ATGGCAGTCTCTGGAACCATCTCTGACGGAAACGACCCAGTCAGAAAAGCGGAGGGATGGACGCTGCTGGGTCATATAATTGCCAGACGGTCGACCCCGCCCCGACATCTGACTGCGCCTGGACCAACGGACGACGAAATCCAGTTGCTCGTGCGGGCTGCCTCGCGAGCGCCAGACCATCAACGCCTGAGGCCGTTCCGCTTCCTCGTCATCAACGCCGATGAAAGAGAAACCTTGGCAGATGTTTTCGAGGCGGCCGAGCGGGAGCTCGATCCGAGTATCGGCGGTGAGCGGCTGGAACGTGCCCGGGAGAAGGCCCATCACGCGCCGGTCCTTTTAGCTGTCATATCCCGTCTGCAGGAGAGCGATGAGGTACCCGAAATCGAGCAGCGCGCATCGGCGGGGGCTGCCCTGGGCTATGTGGTCTTGGCAGCTGACCTCCTCGGCTACGGCGCCATGGCTGTGAGCGGCCGCAAGGTCGCAACGGCTGCGATGCGTCATGCCTTCAGGCTCGCGAACAACGAAGAGCTTCTCTGCTTCGTCGGTCTCGGTACGCCGAGGAAGGTGAAGGGAGCCCCGCCTGAGCCTGCACCGGAACTACTTCAGATATGGCATCCGGATGCGGAGCCGCCCATCTGA